The genomic segment CGGGTCCGGATGCCGCGCCGACGCCCTAGCGGCCTGTCGGACTCGACCAAGTCGGCTTCCAACAGGCTGCTAGCCTTCGGCGTAGCGCACCCGCTGCCGCGGCTTGCTCGGGTGCGTCAGGTGGTCGAGCGGCAAGGCGTGCGTCTGCTTGACGGTCTGCAGCGCGATGCTCGTCCGCAGGCGACCGACTCCCGGCAGGCCCAGCAGGCGTTTCATCGTCAGTTCGGCGAAGGCGGCCAGATCGGGAACGACGATGCGCAGCATGTAGTCGGCGTCACCGCTGACGGAATGGCATTCGAGCACTTCGGGAATCGCTGCAACCGCATCCTCAAAGGCTTCGCAGGCCGATTCGCCAGTCGGCTCGAGCATCACCTGCGCGAAGGCCGTGATCGACAGGCCGAGCGCGCCAGGGGCCAGGAGGGCGACGTAACCGGCAATGACCCCGTCCTCCTCGAGGCGCTGGATGCGGCGGCTGATCTGCGAGGGCGAGAGCTTGATCTGTTCGCCGAGGGTCGCGTTGGTGGCGTTCCCTTTTCGCTGCAATGCATCAAGCAGTGCGAGGTCGTAACGATCTATGGTGATTTTTGACATGAAATCGGCCTTGTGTGCACGAAACATGCGCAGTATAGGGCAAACATGCTTTACTGCAAGCACCGGGTCCGCCTGCCGATGCCTTCCTCGAACGTTGCGCAGCGGCAGCCGGTCCCTCGCGGAACGTCCGCTCAGAGGTTGTGAATAAATCTACTGCGCGACCGATCTGCGGCGTTGCTCACTCGCTCACTCCTCGCCTATCCATCTGATATGTCTCGTCGTTCGCTCGCTCGCGCCTGGCATCTCGGCCTGCTCGCGACGATTTCTTCACAACCTCTCAGTGCTTGCCGTCGTCGAGATGGATGACGTCGTCGCGCAGGCGCTGGTTCGCCTCATGCCGCCGCTTGACGAGCCACATCGCAGCGCTGACGAAGAGGCCGAAAAGCGTGATCACGAGATAGATCGACCACTGCGCGCGGATCATCAGGAAGTAGAGGCCGGTCATTGCCAGGATCGACAGGTTTTCGTTGAAATTCTGCACGGCGATCGAGTGTCCCGCACCCATCAGGATGTGGCCGCGGTGCTGCAGCAGTGCATTCATCGGCACGACGAAAAAGCCGGAGAGCGCACCGATCAGGACCAGGAGGGGAACGGCCAGCCAGGTATGCTGGACGAAGTTCATGATCAGGACGATGCCGCCCATGGCGATGCCGAGCGGGATGACGCGCACCGATTTGCGCAGCGTGATCATCCGCGCCGCACCGATTGCGCCGAGCGCCACGCCGATGGCGACGACGCCCTGCAGCATGCTGGATTTCGACAGGTCGAGTTGCAGCGCCGTCTCGGCCCAGCTGATGACGATGAACTGGAGCGTGGCGCCGGCACCCCAGAACAGGGTCGTCACGGCCAGTGAAACCTGTCCCAGGCGGTCGCGCCAGAGAAGGATCAGGCAGTGGTTGAACTCGCGCAGCAGGTACCATGGGTTCTTGTGCAGTGTCCGGTGGTCGACACCGGTATCGGGGACACGCAGATTGAACAGGGCGGCGAGCAGGTAGAAGCCGGCGACGAAGCAGAGCGCCATCTCGCTGACGGTATCGACGCCGGTATCGATCAACGGCAGTTCCCAGCCGAGCAAGCGGTGCGCGACGTCGGGCTGGATCAGCATGCCGCCGACGACGACACCGAGAATGATCGCCCCGACCGTCAGCCCCTCGATCCAACCGTTGGCAACCACCAGCAGGCGGTGCGGCAGGTACTCG from the Accumulibacter sp. genome contains:
- the lplT gene encoding lysophospholipid transporter LplT codes for the protein MPLGFYIIMAAQFFSALADNALLIVAIAALREMHAPAAYEPLLKTFFTVSYVALAAFVGAFADSMAKWRVMFISNGIKILGCAMMYWDVHPLVAYAVVGLGAAAYSPAKYGILTEYLPHRLLVVANGWIEGLTVGAIILGVVVGGMLIQPDVAHRLLGWELPLIDTGVDTVSEMALCFVAGFYLLAALFNLRVPDTGVDHRTLHKNPWYLLREFNHCLILLWRDRLGQVSLAVTTLFWGAGATLQFIVISWAETALQLDLSKSSMLQGVVAIGVALGAIGAARMITLRKSVRVIPLGIAMGGIVLIMNFVQHTWLAVPLLVLIGALSGFFVVPMNALLQHRGHILMGAGHSIAVQNFNENLSILAMTGLYFLMIRAQWSIYLVITLFGLFVSAAMWLVKRRHEANQRLRDDVIHLDDGKH
- a CDS encoding Lrp/AsnC family transcriptional regulator, yielding MSKITIDRYDLALLDALQRKGNATNATLGEQIKLSPSQISRRIQRLEEDGVIAGYVALLAPGALGLSITAFAQVMLEPTGESACEAFEDAVAAIPEVLECHSVSGDADYMLRIVVPDLAAFAELTMKRLLGLPGVGRLRTSIALQTVKQTHALPLDHLTHPSKPRQRVRYAEG